Proteins encoded within one genomic window of Vanrija pseudolonga chromosome 3, complete sequence:
- the CYB2_1 gene encoding Cytochrome b2, mitochondrial, with protein sequence MSRPILRALARTGALRRAPTAHTRFVATASTATAAGSKSSSSSGRYLAFGGALALSAAAAYWSTQDAKLDAAKPTSKVRTIPYAEVQKHNSPDDCWVVIGDKVYDLTEFAKSHPGGTAPIYKVAGRDATVIFEPIHAPGVIAARLDPSAEVGDIDHATLPPRPVIETHAHDDEREIDLAEIVGLPDFEEAARRKMSDKAWAFISAGATDMHSVDLNRSSFNAILFRPRYLVDMETVDASTEMMGTKTSLPVFIAPTGMSGLANAVGEPAFAEAAGECDIIQMVSTNASSPLDAIVAARPDGGKQFMQLYVDRKRDNTEKLLARVNNFGMKALFVTIDCPAPGKREADERSRAAVEVSSGISGGKVAADKKGGGVGRTTGQFIDPKLKWEDLAWIRKHSPLPLGVKGVQCVEDAIRCADMGVDAIYLSNHGGRALDGAEPALYTLLELRQLRPDIFDKCEVYLDGGARRGTDVVKALCLGAKGVGMGRPFLYSLTYGKEGVVHAIEILRDEIETTLRLLGVRKISELGPHLLNTRALDPLVADKIEYGPNEPYRPKK encoded by the exons ATGTCACGTCCTATCCTCCGTGCGCTTGCTCGCaccggcgcgctgcgccgcgcaccaACCGCCCATACACGGTTcgtggcgacggcctcgaccgccactgccgccggctccAAGTCCAGCTCGAGTTCGGGACGATACCTCGCCTTTGGGGGAGCG ctcgcgctgtccgccgcggcggcgtactGGTCCACCCaggacgccaagctcgacgccgccaagcccaccTCCAAGGTCAGGACAATCCCGTACGCCGAGGTGCAGAAGCACAACTCGCCCGACGACTGCTGGGTCGTCATCGGGGACAAGGTGTATGATCTTACCGAG TTCGCAAAGTCTCATCCTGGGGGCACGGCGCCAATCTACAAGGTGGCCGGGCGCGACGCGACTGTGATCTTTGAGCCGATCCACGCGCCCGGCGTCATCGCCGCACGGCTTGACCCGTCCGCGGAAGTGGGCGACATTGACCACGCCACACTCCCGCCGCGGCCCGTGATCGAGACGcacgcccacgacgacgagcgcgagatcGACCTGGCCGAGATTGTCGGCCTGCCTGATTTCGAAGAAGCCGCACGCCGTAAGATGTCCGACAAAGCCTGGGCGTTCatctcggccggcgcgacagACATGCACAGCGTCGACCTGAACCGCTCGTCCTTCAACGCCATCCTCTTCCGGCCGCGgtacctcgtcgacatggaGACGGTGGACGCGAGCACCGAGATGATGGGCACCAAGACGAGTCTGCCGGTGTTCatcgcgccgacgggcaTGAGCGGGCTCGCGAACGCGGTCGGCGAGCCGGCgttcgccgaggcggcgggcgagtgcGATATCATCCAGATGGTGTCGACCAACGCCAGCTCcccgctcgacgcgatcgTCGCTGCGCGtcccgacggcggcaagcagTTCATGCAGCTGTATGTCGACCGCAAGCGGGACAACACGGAGAAGCTGCTCGCCAGGGTGAACAACTTCGGCATGAAGGCCTTGTTCGTGACCATCGACTGCCCGGCACCAggcaagcgcgaggccgacgagcggtCCCGCGCAGCGGTGGAGGTGTCCAGCGGTATCtcgggcggcaaggtcgctgcggacaagaagggcggcggcgtcggccgcaCGACGGGCCAGTTCATCGACCCCAAGCTCAAGTGGGAGGACCTGGCGTGGATTCGGAAACACTCCCCGCTGCCACTTGGTGTCAAGGGCGTCCAgtgcgtcgaggacgcgatCAGGTGTGCGGACATGGGCGTGGACGCGATTTACTTGTCCAACCACGG CGGCCGCGCACTTGACGGCGCCGAACCAGCCCTGTacaccctcctcgagctgcgccagctgcgccCAGACATCTTCGACAAGTGCGAGGTatacctcgacggcggcgcgcgccgcggcacagacgtcgtcaaggcgctgtgtctcggcgccaagggcgTGGGCATGGGCCGGCCGTTCCTCTACTCGCTCACAtacggcaaggagggcgtCGTGCACGCCATCGAGA TTCTGCGTGATGAGATCGAGACGACGCTGCGCCTGCTAGGTGTGCGCAAGATCAGCGAGCTGGGTCCCCATTTG CTCAACAcgcgcgccctcgacccGCTGGTCGCTGATAAGATCGAGTACGGCCCAAACGAGCCGTACCGCCCCAAGAAGTga
- the ARB_02327-2 gene encoding putative zinc-binding oxidoreductase, mitochondrial, whose product MTTTTAGSTDIKAVLQEDPNSNKLTLTRLPPPLFDPAGTSALVRVYAASPCKSELSWEANFPSLFPAGRLRVPGTEGAGTVEQAPDGSSFNAGDEVFFRIHASIPGALREVTLVPLSMLAQKPAGLSWTDAAATPLSSLTAYQGLFAQAPGVLDPAALSADAGTAAKAKAHNAARSVLVTGASGGVGSWAIKLAAAAGVGRIVGVGSASKADTVRGYGATEAVAYNDDGVARWAQSAVPVDLILDAAGSDLDKVWPALKTNGTFLSVCVDPNATKPADKAVTKAAWFLVEPSGKDLTEIARLMALHSWTPLVDSVVKFEDVQAAYEKTDGGRTNGKVVVTVP is encoded by the coding sequence atgaccaccaccaccgccggcagcACCGACATCAAGGCCGTCCTCCAGGAGGACCCCAACTCCAACAAGCTGACCCTCACgcgcctccccccacccctctTCGACCCCGCCGGAACGAGCGCGCTGGTCCGCGTgtacgccgcgtcgccgtgcaAGTCGGAGCTGTCGTGGGAAGCCAACTTCCCCAGCCTGTTTCCCGCTGGCCGTCTCCGCGTGCCCGGCACCGAGGGCGCGGGGacggtcgagcaggcgccCGATGGCAGCAGCTTcaacgccggcgacgaggtcttCTTCCGCATCCATGCCTCCATCCctggcgcgctgcgcgaggtcaCCCTCGTCCCGCTCTCCATGCTCGCCCAGAAGCCCGCGGGGCTGAGCTGGACGGACGCTGCGGCGACGCCCTTGTCGAGCCTGACGGCGTACCAGGGCCTCTTTGCGCAGGCTCCGGGCGTGCTCGACCCCGCTGCCCTCTCGGCggacgccggcaccgccgccaaggccaaggcgcacAATGCTGCGCGCAGCGTGCTCGTCACtggcgcctcgggcggcgtgggctcgTGGGCAATCAAGCTTGCGGCCGCTGCGGGCGTCGGGcgcatcgtcggcgtcgggtcgGCCTCCAAGGCGGACACGGTTAGAGGCTACGGCGcgaccgaggccgtcgcgtacaacgacgacggggtggcGCGCTGGGCTCAGAGCGCGGTCCCGGTcgacctcatcctcgacgcggcaggcagcgacctcgacaaggtgTGGCCCGCGCTCAAGACCAACGGCACCTTCCTCTCCGTCTGCGTCGACCCCAACGCCACGAAGCCGGCAGACAAGGCCGTCACCAAGGCAGCGTGgttcctcgtcgagccgagCGGCAAGGACCTCACCGAGATCGCGCGCCTCATGGCCCTTCATTCATGGACGCCActcgtcgactcggtcgTGAAGTTCGAGGATGTGCAGGCGGCTTATGAGAAGACGGACGGCGGGAGGAcgaacggcaaggtcgtcgtcactgtGCCTTAG
- the WDR75 gene encoding WD repeat-containing protein 75, giving the protein MGELLTVAKPARVRRRTKAPLSDSAAAAQGANGASSSTPKAGPSRSSKRAAGPSWDVIPIARSEVSSVPPVWSNDGRFYFAASSTGVAVHSSEAPNFKRLSTLSSTDRNGHTKPITALILHPTNQLQLITASLDGTIKIWDWVEGRHIRTIRLVEDSSISQISVGQVGEKWWIFATVTNAKSGKKPKDDDSHLQHRVLRVQLAPVTRPASATENWCHPHTIVGKLRAEPKTLMMSPRGTYLVALAGTKAYVYRLPKDPAEDHWRANCVKFVSDQEFTCGAFAPDRKAGSKQEEWFATGDRRGIIRLWHGLGQAFRQLDAAAAADESADKPVYAETEKRLPTTSLHWHAHAVAALTFSSGGAQILSVGEESVLVQWHLASGKREYIPRLGGRPLLSVTVRQGSRGVEDEYWMGLADGSVIRVGAATGQVSPVGQGVRLDPLRPTTSGPYPLAVHPSTKALVVPSSYPSTLQFIDPLASSVLFDLEVAPSNRVSKRDDKQLSPIAVEQVAFSPARDGRSEWMATVEGRKRDEDEGGGFVQTLKFWRWNGERYIVNTQYPRPHGSETIASLSFSALGPDQEPLALTASSSGTVKIWHPRQTKKSDNGKSSKKPAITDLYWTSRSTFKYRSLGVSSAVFSPDGTLVALAHGFVVSLWDTESNVLVRTLESAVVAKKVAFAGSEGRYLVATGAPKGVTVWDLLSCEAVHSNVNQLVEVLLGLPTGYAIAHGTGTDTDVTTLAFFGPNSAPQQTIHLKSKFAAIAALPSANHHLVGIATTGEIYRFGYQQASAAPAARAISAAPGSRATSIWQEMFGKDAFLDDLDDKAEPEQEAVAVSALQRRAAGHPAQVFDGPSHTLPPVGMLFDAFMDELLGSRGEEETQATAEVIEYDVAPTIGAAPMVFDSDAIRNVRDVDVAELEVYFRDLLASAPAKPKAAAAAGLGKAKARPNGVPVAGRSVSTPVKASSKVAKSSPGTPDEPEVVDGKRRSKKRKAPRMSEV; this is encoded by the exons ATGGGAGAGTTGCTCACAGTCGCCAAGCCGGCGCGCGTTCGACGAAGGACAAAGGCCCCACTCTCGGACAGTGCGGCCGCAGCCCAAGGCGCGAATGGggcttcctcgtcgacaccaaAAGCTGGGCCATCGCGCTCATCAAAACGTGCCGCCGGCCCGTCGTGGGACGTGATCCCCATCGCACGGAGTGAAGTTTCCTCTGTCCCTCCAGTATGGTCGAACGATGGTCG CTTCTACTTTGCCGCGTCGTCCACCGGCGTAGCGGTCCACTCCTCCGAGGCGCCAAACTTTAAGCGCCTCTCCACCCTCTCTTCCACCGACCGCAATGGCCACACCAAGCCCATCACGGCGCTCATTCTCCACCCTACCAACCAGCTCCAGTTGATAACGGCCTCGCTCGATGGTACCATTAAAATTTGGGACTGGGTCGAGGGGCGCCACATCCGCACTATCCGGCTCGTGGAGGACTCCTCGATCAGCCAGATCAGTGTcgggcaggtcggcgagaagTGGTGGATCTTTGCGACCGTCACCAACGCCAAGAGCGGCAAGAagcccaaggacgacgactcgcATCTCCAGCACCGTGTGCTCCGAGTTCAGCTCGCTCCCGTCACACGGCCAGCCTCGGCGACTGAAAATTGGTGCCACCCCCATACTATCGTGGGTAAGCTTCGTGCCGAGCCCAAGACTTTGATGATGTCTCCTCGCGGAACATatctcgtcgccctcgcgggTACCAAGGCCTACGTGTACCGGTTGCCAAAGGACCCAGCCGAGGACCACTGGCGCGCAAACTGTGTCAAGTTTGTCTCGGACCAAGAGTTCACCTGCGGCGCATTCGCCCCCGATCGCAAGGCTGGCTCGAAGCAAGAGGAGTGGTTCGCTACCGGTGACCGCCGTGGTATTATCCGACTGTggcacggcctcggccaagctttccgccagctcgacgctgctgctgctgcggacGAGTCTGCCGACAAGCCCGTGTACGCGGAAACGGAGAAGCGTCTCCCCACAACATCACTGCATTGGCACGCGCACGCTGTCGCAGCCCTCACGTTCAGCTCTGGCGGCGCCCAGATCCTCTCGGTCGGTGAGGAGAGCGTGTTGGTCCAGTGGCACCTTGCCTCCGGCAAGCGCGAGTACAtcccccgcctcggcggccggccACTACTTAGCGTTACCGTCAGGCAAGGGTCTCGtggtgtcgaggacgagtactGGATgggcctcgccgacggctcGGTCATCCGTGTCGGTGCTGCCACTGGCCAGGTCTCGCCTGTCGGCCAGGGCGTCCGTCTCGACCCCCTCCGCCCAACAACATCTGGACCGTaccccctcgccgtccaccCCTCGACCAAGGCATTGGTTGTTCCCTCCTCCTACCCCTCGACATTGCAGTTCATCGACCCATTAGCATCATCGGTGCTGTTCGATCTCGAAGTGGCCCCCTCGAACCGTGTGTCGAAgcgcgacgacaagcagCTTTCGCCGATTGCCGTTGAGCAGGTTGCCTTTTCTCCTGCTCGCGATGGCCGGTCAGAGTGGATGGCCACGGTGGAAGGACGCAagcgtgacgaggacgagggtggcGGTTTTGTCCAGACCCTCAAGTTTTGGCGCTGGAACGGCGAGCGGTACATTGTCAACACTCAGTACCCTCGTCCCCACGGCTCGGAGACCATTGCTTCGCTGTCGTTCAGCGCGTTGGGACCCGACCAGGAGCCTCTGGCGTTGACTGCTAGCTCGTCTGGCACTGTCAAGATCTGGCACCCCCGACAGACCAAGAAGAGCGACAATG GAAAATCTTCCAAGAAGCCTGCCATTACAGACT TGTACTGGACGTCGCGCTCAACGTTCAAGTACCGCTCGCTTGGTGTGTCTTCGGCGGTCTTCTCTCCCGACGGCACCCTCGTTGCGCTAGCCCACGGCTTTGTTGTCAGCTTGTGGGACACGGAGAGCAACGTGCTTGTGCGCACGCTCGAGTCGGCGGTCGTTGCCAAGAAGGTGGCTTtcgccggcagcgagggccgTTACCTCGTGGCCACCGGCGCGCCGAAGGGCGTGACTGTTTGGGACCTGTTGTCGTGCGAGGCAGTGCACTCCAATGTCAACCAACTGGTTGAAGTGCTCCTCGGTCTGCCAACGGGCTACGCCATCGCGCACGGCACAGGGACGGACACGGACGTGACGACGCTGGCGTTCTTTGGCCCCAACTCCGCTCCCCAGCAGACGATCCACTTGAAGTCCAAGTTTGCGGCGATCGCTGCGCTGCCTTCGGCCAACCACCACTTGGTCGGCATTGCGACGACTGGCGAGATCTACCGCTTCGGCTACCAgcaggcgtcggcggcgccagcggcccGCGCCATCTCTGCTGCTCCGGGCTCGCGCGCCACTTCCATCTGGCAGGAGATGTTTGGCAAGGACGCATTCttggacgacctcgacgacaaggccgagcccgagcagGAGGCGGTCGCCGTCTCGGCTCTGCAGCgccgtgctgctggccaCCCGGCTCAGGTGTTTGACGGCCCAAGTCATACCCTTCCGCCAGTGGGCATGCTGTTCGACGCCTTCATGGACGAGCTGCTGGGGTcgaggggcgaggaggagacgcaGGCCACGGCCGAGGTCATCGAGTACGACGTTGCGCCTACGATTGGCGCTGCGCCGATGGTGTTCGACTCGGACGCCATCAGGAACGTGCGGGATGTCGacgttgccgagctcgaggtctACTTCCGGGACCTGCTTGCGTCGGCACcggccaagcccaaggcggcggcagcggcgggccTGGGCAAGGCGAAGGCGAGGCCGAACGGTGTTCCTGTGGCTGGGCGTTCCGTGTCGACGCCAGTCAAGGCGTCGAGCAAGGTGGCCAAGAGCAGCCCTGGGACACCGGACGAGCCAGAGGTGGTCGATGGGAAGCGGAGGagcaagaagcgcaaggcgccGCGCATGAGCGAAGTGTAA
- the CYB2_2 gene encoding Cytochrome b2, mitochondrial, translating to MSLRTALRAASRARAQLQPVARRTASSSTRAARTLDWRVGAVVAVGAMTAAYALSSPTLLDAKSKAPKSAGISFDEVQKHNSRDDCWVIIDGKVYDVTEFIEIHPGGAGIIVANAGKDATKIFKPLHPKDALDMLPKSKHLGPVDPSTLPEVDDEPTDEEKRIEAARALLPPIDSMHLLDDFEEWAEKVLSNTGWAYYKSAADSETAMDNNAAAFGRYFFRPRILRDITQGNLETEVVGVKTALPIFISPAAMAKLGHPLGEVNLTKGAGAAGIVQGISINASCSLDEIMEAREEGQKVWFQIYLNRDRKKSEELLAKVTDLGAAAVIFTVDVAWQSKRTRDRRSKAAVSAPNPTSSSSEKPGKGTAGAQNVGVSQAISGFQDPHLVWDDIDFIRRHTTLPVIVKGIQSVEDVEECARRGVDGVILSNHGGRSCDYAPAPIDLLYELRALRPDLFDKVDIMMDGGVRSGADVVKALALGAKAVGLGRPFLFANSTHGQEGVERVCEILEEEITNTIRNCGVSYIKDLKPEMVGPAGPWVGANRPPWLK from the exons ATGTCACTCAGAACAGCCCTCCGAGCCGCgtcccgcgcgcgcgcgcagctccaGCCTGTCGCCCGGCGCacagcgagctcgtccacAAGGGCGGCACGGACGCTCGActggcgtgtcggcgccgttgttgccgtcggcgcgatG ACCGCCGCGTACGCcctctcctcgcccaccctcctcgacgccaagtcCAAGGCCCCCAAGTCGGCCGGCATCTCGTTCGACGAGGTCCAGAAGCACAACTCGCGCGACGACTGTTGGGTCATCATTGACGGCAAGGTTTACGACGTTACCGAGTTCATTGAGATTCATCCCGGTGGCGCGGGGATCATTGTGGCGAACGCGGGCAAGGACGCGAC CAAGATCTTCAAGCCCCTGCACCCGAAAGACGCGCTCGACATGCTCCCGAAATCAAAGCACCTAGGCCCCGTCGATCCCTCGACCCTGCCagaggtggacgacgagccgaccgacgaggagaagcgcaTCGAGGCTGCGCGTGCCCTCTTGCCGCCGATCGACAGCATGCACCTCCtggacgactttgaggagTGGGCCGAGAAGGTGCTCTCGAATACCGGGTGGGCGTACTACAAGTCTGCTGCCGACTCTGAGACGGCGATGGACaacaacgccgccgcgttcGGGCGATACTTCTTCCGCCCGCGCATCCTGCGCGACATCACACAGGGAAACCTCGAGACGGAGGTTGTCGGCGTCAAGACCGCCCTCCCGATCTTCATCTCGCCCGCGGCGatggccaagctcggccaCCCGCTCGGAGAGGTCAACTTGACCAAGGGCGCCGGTGCGGCCGGCATCGTGCAGGGT ATCTCGATCAACGCCTCGTGCTCCCTCGACGAGATCATGGAGGCGCGTGAAGAGGGCCAGAAGGTCTGGTTCCAGATCTACCTCAACCGCGACCGCAAGAAGAGCGAGGAGCTCTTGGCAAAGGTGACGGACctgggcgccgccgcggtcaTCTTCACCGTCGACGTGGCGTGGCAGAGCAAGCGGACGCGCGACCGCCGCTCCAAggccgccgtgtcggcgcctAACCCCACCTCTTCCAGCTCCGAAAAGCCCGGCAagggcaccgccggcgcgcagaaCGTGGGCGTGTCGCAGGCGATTTCCGGGTTCCAGGACCCCCACCTGGTATGGGACGACATCGACTTCAtccgccgccacaccacgCTGCCAGTCATCGTGAAGGGGATCCagagcgtcgaggacgtggaggagtgtgcgcgccgcggcgtcgacggcgtcattCTGAGCAACCACGGCGGACGGAGCTGCGACtatgcgccggcgccgattGATTTGTTgtacgagctgcgcgcgctccgtcCAGACCTGTtcgacaaggtcgacatCATGatggacggcggcgtgcgctccGGCGCTGATgtcgtcaaggcgctcgctcttggcgccaaggccgtcggACTGGGCAGGCCGTTCTTGTTTGCCAACTCGACGCACGGGCAGGAGGGTGTTGAGAGGGTGTGCGAGA TCCTCGAAGAGGAAATCACAAACACGATCCGTAACTGCGGCGTGTCGTACATCAAGGACCTCAAGCCCGAGATGGTCGGCCCCGCTGGCCCATGGGTCGGCGCCAACCGCCCCCCTTGGCTCAAGTAG
- the SPBC19C2.15c gene encoding putative very-long-chain (3R)-3-hydroxyacyl-CoA dehydratase: MPSEKKHHKAGKKGLTPVKAYLFLYNAVSFVLWGRLLVLTVWFILTPRSAPAHWTVFGQSARGDVPWAWVAALADHLSGAYDFHGLGEATKWTQSLAVLEIFHAAFGLVRSPVGTVASQVFSRLWAVWGVVEMVPSTHAHPLFATMLLAWSVTETIRYPFYALALFDIEVYALNWLRYNTFLVLYPLGASSEAFLALSTVPPLSSLPYIHYFFAALHAICLSLPAPVLKQITHTKAGRHFLYSLARAKAAQKTHGITWSPIQFVRLVLFVIWWPALYVLYTYMLKQRRKFFAKNKQAKRVGQANKAN; encoded by the exons ATGCCGTCCGAGAAGAAGCACCACAAGGCAGGCAAGAAGG GCCTCACGCCCGTCAAGGCCTACCTGTTCCTGTACAACGCCGTCTCCTTCGTGCTCTGGGGCCGGCTCCTAGTCCTGACAGTATGGTTCATCCTCACGCCGCGTTCGGCGCCGGCTCACTGGACCGTGTTCGGGCAGTCTGCGCGCGGGGATGTCCCGTGGGCGTGGGTTGCCGCCTTGGCGGACCACCTGAGCGGCGCGTACGACTTCCAcgggctgggcgaggcgacAAAGTGGACCCAGAGCCTCGCTGTGCTCGAGATCTTCCATGCTGCGTTCGGCCTCGTGCGGAGCCCGGTCGGCACGGTCGCGAGCCAGGTCTTCTCGCGGTTGTGGGCTGTCtggggcgtcgtcgagatggtGCCGAGC acccacgcccaccccctcTTCGCCACCATGCTCCTCGCGTGGAGCGTGACCGAGACGATCCGGTACCCGTTctacgcgctcgcgctcttcgACATCGAGGTGTACGCGCTCAACTGGCTGCGGTACAACACGTTTTTGGTGCTGtacccgctcggcgcgagctcCGAGGCGTTTTTGGCGCTCTCGACTGTCCCGCCGCTCAGCTCGCTGCCCTACATCCACTACTTCTtcgcggcgctgcacgccATCTGCCTCTCGCTCCCCGCGCCGGTGCTCAAGCAGATCACGCACACCAAGGCCGGACGCCACTTCCTCTACTCGCTTGCCcgggccaaggccgcgcagAAGACGCACGGCATCACGTGGAGCCCGATCCAGTTTGTCCGTCTCGTGCTCTTCGTCATCTGGTGGCCTG CGCTTTACGTCCTCTACACTTACATGCTCAAGCAGCGCCGCAAGTTCTTCGCCAAGAACAAGCAGGCCAAGCGCGTCGGCCAGGCCAACAAGGCCAACTAG
- the his-7 gene encoding 1-(5-phosphoribosyl)-5-[(5-phosphoribosylamino)methylideneamino] imidazole-4-carboxamide isomerase, whose protein sequence is MPAQRRHSQFRPCIDLHGGVVKQIVGGTLDLTASGEGKGPKENFVATKPPSYYAELYRSNGLNGGHVIKLGPNNDAAAREALAAWPNGLQVGGGITVANAREWLEAGAEKVIVTSALFPGGKFAEDVLAALSAAVGKDKLVVDISCRRREAGWIVAMNGWKTLTDLVVNAESIKRIEGYCSELLIHAADVEGLCQGIDEELVERLGEWVSIPCTYAGGAKELGDLALVDRLSGGKVDLTFGSALDIFGGAGVVFDELVAADKEAKAASV, encoded by the exons ATGCCAGCCCAGCGCAGACACTCGCAGTTCCGCCCCTGCATCGACCTGCACGGCGGGGTGGTCAAGCAGATTGTCGGAGGCACGCTCGACCTGACCGCGAGCGGGGAGGGCAAAGGCCCGAAGGAGAACTTTGTCGCGAC CAAGCCCCCGAGCTACTACGCCGAGCTGTACCGCTCCAACGGCCTGAACGGCGGACATGTCATCAAGCTGGGCCCGAAcaacgacgcggccgcgcgcgaggcgctggccgcCTGGCCAAACGGACTGCAAGTCGGCGGCGGGATCACTGTCGCGAACGCGCGCGAGtggctcgaggccggcgccgaaaAGGTCATCGTCACGTCTGCCCTGTTCCCGGGGGGCAAGTtcgccgaggacgtcctCGCTGCCCTGTCGGCCGCAGTgggcaaggacaagctcgtcgtcgacatctcgtgccgtcgtcgcgaggcGGGGTGGATCGTCGCTATGAACGGGTGGAAGACGctcaccgacctcgtcgtgaACGCCGAGAGCATCAAGCGGATCGAAGGATACTGCTCCGAGCTGCTCATCCACGCTGCGGACGTCGAAGGGCTGTGCCAGGGCATTGAcgaggagcttgtcgagc GCCTCGGCGAGTGGGTGTCCATCCCCTGCAcgtacgccggcggcgccaaggagctcggcgacctcgccctcgttgACCGCCTGtcgggcggcaaggtcgacctgACGTTCGGGTCCGCCCTGGACATtttcggcggcgccggcgtcgtcttcgacgagctcgtcgcggctgacaaggaggccaaggcggcgagTGTGTAG
- the KGD2 gene encoding dihydrolipoyl transsuccinylase, giving the protein MLRTPRVLSTAARASTSAAAAASRKAAVRGFASRVVVPKQASRLTAAPTLLARSSFHSSSLVRADAQVVKVPQMAESITEGTLKQWNKQVGDTVQADEEVATIETDKIDVSVNAPVSGTIVELLAAEEDTVAVGQDLFKLEPGEVAAEAPKAAEPAAEAPAAAAPAAAAAPAAAAPAAAAPAAAPAAPKPAAKKEEAPAAAKPAAGSRNVTRVKMNRMRQTIATRLKASQNTAASLTTFNEIDMSSIMEFRKLYKEGVLKADGVKLGFMSAFARASVLALREIPEANASIEDDHIVYHDYVDLSVAVATPKGLVTPVVRNAEELGLIDIEREIANLGAKARDGKLSIEDMAGGTFTISNGGVFGSLYGTPIINMPQAAVLGMHSIKEKPVVVNGQIVIRPIMVVALTYDHRLLDGREAVTFLVRIKEYLEDPRRMLLPSPV; this is encoded by the exons aTGCTCCGCACCCCCCGTGTCctctccaccgccgcgcgcgcgtccacctcggccgccgccgccgcctcgcgcaaggccgccgtcCGCGGCTTTGcctcgcgcgtcgtcgtgccaaAGCAGGC CTCGcgcctcaccgccgcgcccacgctCCTTGCCCGCTCGTCGTTCCACTCGTCGTCCCTCGTCCGCG CAGATGCCCAGGTGGTCAAGGTCCCCCAGATG GCCGAGTCCATCACTGAGGGCACCTTGAAACAGTGGAACAAGCAGGTCGGCGACACTgtccaggccgacgaggaggttgCCACGATCGAGACTGACAAG ATCGACGTCTCGGTCAACGCCCCCGTCTCGGGCACtatcgtcgagctcctcgccgccgaggaggacactgtcgccgtcggccaggaCCTCTTCAAGCTCGAGCCCGGAGAGGTCGCCGCTGAGGCtcccaaggccgccgagcctgccgccgaggcccctgccgctgccgcccccgccgccgctgctgcccccgctgccgccgcccctgccgctgctgctcctgccgccgcgcccgctgcccccaagcctgccgccaagaaggaggaggcccccgccgccgccaagcccgctgCCGGCAGCCGCAACGTCACCCGCGTCAAGATGAACCGCATGCGCCAGACCATCGCTACCCGCCTCAAGGCCTCGCAGAACACTGCCGCCTCGCTCACCACCTTCAACGAGATTGACATGTCGTCGATCATGGAGTTCCGCAAGCTCTACAAGGAGGGTgtcctcaaggccgacggcgtcaagctcggcTTCATGAGCGCCTTTGCCCGCGCTTcggtcctcgccctccgcgaAATCCCCGAGGCCAACGCCTCGATCGAGGACGACCACATTGTCTACCACGACTACGTCGACCTCTCGGTCGCCGTTGCCACCCCCAAGGGCCTCGTTACCCCCGTTGTCCgcaacgccgaggagcttggtCTCATTGACATTGAGCGTGAGATTGCCAACCTCGGTGCCAAGGCCCGTGACGGCAAGCTCTCGATTGAGGACATGGCCGGCGGTACCTTCACCATCTCGAACGGCGGTGTCTTTGGTTCGCTCTACGGTACTCCCAT CATCAACATGCCCCaggccgccgtcctcggcatgCACTCGATCAAGGAGAAGCCGGTCGTTGTCAACGGCCAGATTGTCATCCGCCCCATCATGGTCGTCGCCCTCACCTACGACCACCGTCTCCTCGACGGACGGGAAGCAGTCACCTTCCTTGTCCGCATCAAGGAGTACCTCGAGGACCCCCGCCGCATGCTCCTCCCCTCGCCTGTCTAA